A window of Ranitomeya variabilis isolate aRanVar5 chromosome 2, aRanVar5.hap1, whole genome shotgun sequence contains these coding sequences:
- the SLC25A53 gene encoding solute carrier family 25 member 53, with translation MEGGDAPRWDGWSSSYFAGATSSFLSTVLTFPIYKTIFRQQLHTLTIRAAAHQLTREGGKHLYRGLAPPLMAKTIQGTLLFGTQGSLQYFFSRGGTPGAKSRAFSGCLAGAIEAVLLVPFERIQNILQDSRNNVTFPNTRAIVQEFQTYNKRQWLTCAMYRGFSIILVRNMMGSAIFLSCKEPLRDLLTYPGLPVWAPSLGSGAVNGAFTSLALYPLSVIIANMQAEVGKDLPHLRNVTLRVWNKCGGRVSLLYRGASLIILRSCITWGVTNSIHDTLSRKVL, from the coding sequence atggaagGTGGAGATGCTCCAAGATGGGACGGATGGAGTAGTAGTTACTTTGCCGGAGCAACCTCAAGCTTTCTCTCCACTGTTCTAACATTTCCCATCTATAAGACAATTTTTCGACAGCAGCTTCACACATTGACTATCCGAGCTGCCGCACATCAGTTGACCAGAGAAGGTGGTAAACATCTTTATCGTGGACtggcaccacctctcatggcaaaaACAATTCAAGGGACTTTGCTTTTTGGAACCCAAGGAAGCCTCCAATATTTTTTCTCCAGAGGAGGTACCCCAGGTGCCAAATCTCGTGCCTTTTCTGGGTGCTTAGCTGGGGCAATAGAAGCCGTTTTGTTAGTACCATTTGAAAGAATTCAGAACATTCTGCAGGACAGTCGTAATAACGTAACATTTCCTAACACACGTGCAATTGTGCAAGAGTTTCAGACCTACAATAAACGACAATGGCTAACATGTGCAATGTACAGAGGATTCTCCATAATACTGgtcaggaacatgatgggaagtgcCATCTTCCTTTCCTGTAAAGAGCCATTGAGAGACTTATTGACTTATCCAGGTCTTCCTGTCTGGGCCCCTTCTCTGGGCTCTGGGGCAGTCAATGGTGCCTTCACCTCACTAGCACTTTATCCATTAAGTGTTATAATAGCAAATATGCAGGCAGAAGTAGGAAAGGACCTGCCTCATTTACGGAACGTAACCCTAAGAGTATGGAATAAGTGTGGAGGACGAGTCTCACTGCTATACCGTGGGGCATCTCTCATTATCCTGCGATCTTGCATTACCTGGGGAGTCACAAACTCTATTCATGATACCTTGAGTAGAAAAGTTCTATAA